In Moorella sp. Hama-1, a single genomic region encodes these proteins:
- the bioD gene encoding dethiobiotin synthase, which produces MAGLFITATDTGVGKTVITGAIAAALKKRGLTTGVMKPVASGGAEDATFLMAAARMPETDSELVNPICLAPPLAPRVATEISEIEIDTSIFFTCYRELRQKYNAVLVEGVGGIAVPIWGRYLVVDLVADFQLPAVVVARPGLGTINHTLLTVDYARRRGINVVGVIINGWDNAAAGVLEHTNVALIEELTGVPVLGKFPYLKNIDVASARVDGLAEAAEKYLAMEYLLNTI; this is translated from the coding sequence ATGGCGGGATTATTTATTACGGCTACAGATACAGGGGTCGGCAAGACGGTCATTACGGGAGCTATTGCGGCAGCCCTTAAAAAGCGGGGCCTTACCACAGGGGTTATGAAGCCGGTGGCGAGCGGCGGAGCTGAAGACGCGACTTTTCTTATGGCAGCAGCCAGGATGCCTGAGACTGACAGTGAACTGGTTAATCCTATATGCCTGGCCCCGCCCCTGGCCCCCAGGGTAGCTACTGAGATTAGCGAAATCGAAATTGACACCAGTATCTTTTTTACCTGTTACCGGGAGTTAAGGCAGAAGTATAACGCGGTGCTGGTGGAAGGTGTGGGGGGCATTGCTGTGCCTATATGGGGCCGGTACCTCGTGGTGGACTTGGTGGCCGATTTCCAGCTCCCGGCGGTGGTGGTGGCCCGGCCTGGCCTGGGCACCATAAATCATACCCTCCTTACGGTTGATTATGCCCGCCGGCGCGGCATCAACGTGGTGGGCGTCATAATTAACGGCTGGGATAATGCTGCCGCTGGTGTACTCGAGCATACCAATGTGGCTCTCATTGAGGAGCTTACCGGGGTGCCCGTCCTGGGAAAATTTCCCTATTTAAAGAATATCGATGTGGCTTCGGCCAGGGTTGATGGCCTGGCTGAAGCAGCCGAAAAATATCTTGCCATGGAATATCTCCTTAATACTATATAG
- the bioF gene encoding 8-amino-7-oxononanoate synthase, translating into MEFLKASLVALKERRLYRQITEYVPVDGGHVRIGQRTCILLASNNYLGLTHHSEVQQAAVKAVYAYGTGSGSSRLITGSHPLYQELEKEIAAFKGTEAAIVFNNGYMANIGTICALAGQGDTIFSDELNHASIIDGCRLSGARVEIYRHGDVQDLARKLEAVRQGRKLVVTDGVFSMDGDIAPLVPILTTAKEHGAMVMVDDAHGTGVLGEQGSGTAEYYGVKGQVDIQMGTLSKALASEGGYVAGSKELIAYLRNKARSFIFSTALAPATVGAALAALRVLKQQPQLVARLRHNAAYMRAGLEAAGLPVLPGITPIIPVMVVDAGLAMDFARRTAREGVIVAGIRPPAVPEWTSRLRITVSAAHSRQDLDMALQILVAVSRELGLGKGT; encoded by the coding sequence GTGGAATTTTTAAAGGCTTCCCTGGTTGCTCTTAAAGAACGCCGTCTCTATCGCCAAATTACCGAGTATGTTCCCGTCGATGGAGGGCATGTCCGCATTGGTCAGAGGACCTGTATTTTACTGGCATCAAATAATTACCTGGGTCTTACCCACCACTCTGAAGTACAGCAAGCAGCGGTAAAAGCCGTTTATGCTTATGGTACCGGATCCGGGAGTTCACGATTGATCACGGGTTCGCATCCCCTATACCAGGAACTGGAAAAAGAGATTGCTGCTTTTAAAGGAACGGAAGCAGCTATTGTATTTAATAACGGTTATATGGCTAATATCGGGACGATATGTGCCCTGGCTGGACAGGGAGATACCATTTTTAGCGATGAACTGAACCACGCCAGCATCATCGATGGCTGCCGCCTTAGCGGTGCCCGGGTAGAAATATACCGGCATGGCGATGTACAAGATCTTGCCAGGAAGCTAGAAGCGGTCCGGCAGGGAAGGAAACTGGTGGTGACCGACGGGGTTTTTAGCATGGATGGGGATATCGCCCCCCTGGTACCGATTTTAACGACAGCTAAAGAGCATGGCGCCATGGTTATGGTGGACGATGCCCATGGGACCGGTGTTCTTGGCGAGCAAGGCTCGGGTACGGCCGAGTACTATGGCGTTAAGGGTCAGGTAGACATCCAGATGGGTACCTTGAGCAAGGCCCTGGCCAGCGAAGGCGGCTATGTGGCAGGTAGCAAAGAACTTATTGCCTACCTGCGCAATAAGGCGCGAAGCTTTATTTTTTCCACTGCCCTGGCTCCGGCCACTGTGGGGGCGGCATTGGCAGCCCTGCGTGTCTTAAAGCAGCAACCCCAGCTGGTAGCCCGGTTACGGCATAATGCCGCTTACATGCGGGCTGGGCTTGAGGCGGCCGGCTTACCGGTGCTGCCGGGGATTACACCCATCATTCCGGTAATGGTAGTTGATGCCGGCCTGGCCATGGATTTTGCGCGGCGTACTGCCAGGGAGGGGGTTATCGTAGCGGGTATTAGGCCGCCAGCGGTGCCCGAGTGGACAAGTCGCTTGCGAATTACCGTTTCTGCAGCCCATAGCCGGCAGGACTTGGATATGGCCCTGCAAATCCTGGTGGCTGTGAGCAGGGAATTGGGTCTTGGGAAAGGTACTTAA
- a CDS encoding 6-carboxyhexanoate--CoA ligase, translated as MKELYSVRMRAAAGGPHEEGGRHISGAERLVPEGDVRQVVGAMLDRALNHSRGRPDFINLTLEALPAERVLTVPLLPIRTLAVPDLVAGRRAALNLLIKAGVVRCAAERALTALQALPDSMRGAMLLSAATGERLDGYGGRGVRVTRMDIHPASRLAVREALTSYGLGNNHVLEAGILASKVVSAPGVVAELCWSDDPDYVAGYVAIATCYTRFSYLKPYGSPIGGRAFFVREGTDINATISYLQEQPVLVVPGEDWCVVPEAGEARWNF; from the coding sequence ATGAAAGAACTGTATAGCGTTAGAATGAGGGCGGCGGCAGGCGGACCCCACGAGGAAGGCGGTCGCCATATCTCCGGAGCGGAACGCCTGGTACCAGAGGGTGATGTCCGGCAGGTAGTAGGGGCCATGCTCGACCGTGCCCTTAACCACAGCCGCGGTAGACCCGACTTTATTAATCTAACTTTAGAAGCCTTGCCCGCAGAGAGGGTGCTCACCGTACCCCTGCTACCTATCAGGACACTTGCGGTACCGGACCTGGTGGCCGGGCGCAGGGCGGCTTTAAATTTGTTGATCAAGGCCGGTGTGGTCAGGTGCGCGGCAGAACGGGCCCTGACGGCGCTGCAAGCACTGCCGGACAGTATGAGGGGCGCCATGTTGCTAAGTGCCGCTACCGGTGAGAGGCTGGATGGGTATGGCGGGCGGGGTGTACGGGTTACCCGTATGGATATCCATCCCGCCAGCCGTCTGGCTGTCCGGGAAGCTTTAACCAGCTACGGGCTAGGCAATAACCACGTTCTGGAAGCAGGAATCCTTGCCAGCAAGGTGGTCAGCGCACCGGGAGTAGTTGCTGAACTTTGCTGGTCGGATGACCCTGATTACGTAGCCGGTTATGTCGCTATCGCTACTTGCTACACCCGCTTTTCTTATTTAAAGCCGTACGGCAGCCCTATCGGCGGTAGGGCCTTCTTCGTGCGGGAAGGCACCGATATTAACGCTACTATTTCTTATCTCCAGGAGCAACCGGTGCTGGTGGTACCTGGAGAAGACTGGTGTGTCGTACCTGAGGCAGGTGAAGCCAGGTGGAATTTTTAA
- the bioB gene encoding biotin synthase BioB → MEVRVLSHSLIVHIGEKVLDGGDITWDEARALTQIEKVDIPLLLAMANKVREKFAGNEVETCEIINARSGACPEDCKFCAQSAHHDAEVAVYPLVSEEEIVAAARRAEEEGAHRFCIVTSGRGMEGDGDFPAILRAIKRIKRETSLEMCCSLGFLEEEHVVALKETGITRYHHNLETGKSFFPRICTTHSCEERLATIKRVKIAGLQVCSGGIIGMGENWEQRLEMAFALRELDVDSVPINILNPIKGTPLENETRLHPLEILQTFAIFRLILPAKIIRYAGGREVNLGDFVPRGLLSGINGMLIGNYLTTRGRGAAEDLRMIRDLGLEPVGPARRN, encoded by the coding sequence ATGGAGGTGCGGGTTTTGAGCCATAGCTTGATTGTACATATTGGCGAGAAGGTCCTGGATGGTGGTGATATTACCTGGGATGAGGCCAGGGCCTTAACGCAAATCGAAAAAGTGGATATCCCCTTGCTATTAGCCATGGCCAACAAGGTGCGGGAGAAATTCGCTGGTAATGAGGTGGAAACCTGCGAGATTATCAATGCCCGTTCGGGTGCCTGTCCTGAAGATTGCAAGTTTTGCGCGCAATCGGCCCATCACGATGCCGAAGTGGCGGTTTACCCGTTAGTCAGCGAAGAAGAAATTGTGGCTGCTGCTCGCAGGGCAGAAGAGGAGGGTGCCCATCGTTTCTGCATAGTTACATCTGGACGCGGAATGGAAGGAGATGGGGATTTTCCAGCCATATTGCGAGCCATCAAGCGCATTAAACGCGAAACTTCCCTGGAAATGTGCTGTTCCCTCGGGTTCCTGGAGGAAGAACATGTGGTGGCTTTAAAAGAAACAGGTATCACCAGATATCACCATAACCTTGAAACCGGGAAAAGCTTTTTTCCCCGCATTTGTACCACCCATAGCTGTGAAGAACGGCTGGCGACTATTAAGAGGGTTAAAATTGCCGGGCTGCAGGTTTGCTCCGGTGGTATTATCGGGATGGGCGAAAATTGGGAGCAACGTTTGGAAATGGCCTTTGCCCTTAGAGAATTAGATGTAGATTCCGTGCCCATTAACATTCTCAACCCCATCAAAGGGACGCCCCTGGAAAATGAGACGCGTCTCCATCCCCTGGAGATATTGCAGACCTTTGCCATTTTCCGTCTGATTTTGCCCGCCAAAATTATCCGCTATGCAGGCGGTCGGGAGGTCAATTTAGGTGATTTTGTCCCCCGGGGGTTGCTCTCCGGTATTAACGGCATGCTTATAGGCAATTATTTAACGACCAGGGGCCGGGGTGCCGCCGAGGATCTACGGATGATAAGGGATCTTGGTCTGGAACCAGTTGGCCCTGCCAGGAGGAATTAA
- a CDS encoding serine hydrolase has product MFRRIKFKFLFLAGALAIIVAFPLAAWALNYQVQPGDTLWAIAQRFGTSISDLKAGNNLSSDVIYPGQNLTIPGGAPPQAPDYTILQQQIQNYLADKPGTYGVYFKDLASGQSFGINADTPLPAASTVKLPAVLFINSLVDQGVLDWQQKLTYNSATDYQGGSGILQFSVKDGDQFTLRTLTTLAITTSDNIAYNMLRNFVGKGSIANYMQSLGGQTVFPGGQNLSTARDMAIYVQAALNSANTSANGRRLLDDMANGIYNEGIPLKIPAGVTVAHKEGFVWGSPGDVGVVFGSRPFIITVLSQNVPDPDQGFANIATITRMIYDYQENLAGK; this is encoded by the coding sequence ATGTTCCGGCGCATTAAGTTCAAGTTTCTTTTTCTCGCCGGCGCCCTGGCGATTATCGTAGCCTTTCCCCTGGCGGCCTGGGCCTTGAATTACCAGGTTCAACCCGGCGATACCCTGTGGGCCATTGCCCAACGTTTCGGTACCAGCATCAGCGACTTGAAGGCCGGCAATAATCTTAGTAGCGATGTTATTTATCCCGGCCAAAATCTCACCATTCCCGGCGGCGCCCCTCCTCAAGCCCCTGATTATACCATTCTGCAGCAGCAGATCCAGAACTACCTGGCGGACAAGCCCGGGACCTATGGCGTCTACTTTAAAGATCTGGCCTCCGGCCAATCCTTCGGCATCAATGCTGACACTCCCCTACCGGCAGCCAGCACGGTGAAACTACCGGCCGTCCTCTTCATCAATAGCCTGGTGGACCAGGGTGTCCTGGACTGGCAGCAAAAGCTGACTTACAACAGTGCCACTGATTACCAGGGCGGTAGCGGCATCCTGCAGTTCAGCGTCAAGGACGGGGATCAATTCACCCTGCGTACCTTGACGACCCTGGCCATTACCACCAGCGACAACATTGCTTATAATATGCTGCGCAATTTCGTAGGCAAAGGGAGCATCGCCAATTATATGCAAAGCCTTGGTGGCCAGACAGTCTTCCCGGGCGGGCAAAACCTGAGTACCGCCCGGGATATGGCTATCTATGTCCAGGCAGCTTTGAACTCTGCCAATACCAGCGCCAACGGCCGCCGGCTGCTGGACGATATGGCCAACGGTATTTATAACGAAGGTATACCCTTAAAAATACCCGCCGGTGTTACTGTAGCCCACAAGGAGGGCTTCGTCTGGGGCAGCCCCGGTGACGTCGGCGTGGTCTTCGGTTCCCGGCCTTTCATTATCACTGTCCTTTCCCAGAATGTCCCCGACCCTGACCAGGGTTTCGCCAATATCGCTACGATCACCCGGATGATCTATGACTACCAGGAAAACCTGGCCGGCAAATAA
- a CDS encoding FAD-dependent oxidoreductase, with product MVVAYTRLFEPIKIGKVEIKNKIAMAPMGVLGLATQDGCFSKRVVDYYVERAKGGTGLIITSVTKVDNEIERFKAGAVPVATVNPLHFIATAGELTERVHAYGTKIFLQLGMGFGRVAAPILLESHPVAPSAIPNFWDPSITCRELTTAEVETLVQRAGEAAEIAVEAGFDGVEIHAMHEGYLLDQFTIALFNRRGDKYGGALEDRLTFPIEIVRAIKDRVGKDFPVVLRFSIKNYIKDLRQGGLPGEDFQEKGRDVDEGLAAARILEEAGYDGFNADAGSYDAWYWAHPPVYQKHGCYLPLTQRLKEVVKVPVIVAGRLEIPGLAEEALVKGQADMIAIGRGLLTDPYWVNKVMTGRSKNIRPCIGCHDGCLGRGFLGRPLSCTVNPACGREKEYAIGRAPEAKQVMVIGGGVAGMEAARVAALRGHRVSLYEKSDRLGGHVVEAAVPDFKADDGRLLEWYKTELGELQVEIHLNQEVTPDFVQQQNPDAVIVATGSTPAIPDIAGINKDKVTTVSDILLGKKQAGGRVVIIGGGLAGCETALWLAQQGKDVTIIEILDDLMRAGIPVPYMNRMMLLDLLKMNGVKWLTETSVLEVTDDGVTLISKTYQRSTLPADTVILAVGFAADQRLYNALRDKIPNLYLIGDSREPRNILAAIWEGYEVGRGI from the coding sequence GTGGTGGTAGCCTATACCAGACTTTTTGAGCCGATAAAGATCGGCAAGGTGGAGATTAAGAACAAGATTGCCATGGCCCCCATGGGTGTCCTGGGCCTGGCCACCCAGGACGGCTGTTTCTCCAAGCGAGTGGTTGACTACTACGTGGAGAGGGCTAAAGGCGGCACCGGGCTGATCATCACCAGCGTCACCAAAGTCGATAACGAAATCGAGAGGTTCAAAGCCGGGGCAGTGCCGGTGGCCACGGTGAACCCCTTGCACTTTATCGCCACGGCGGGTGAATTGACGGAGCGGGTTCATGCCTATGGTACTAAGATTTTTTTACAGTTAGGTATGGGCTTCGGCCGGGTGGCAGCGCCCATTCTCCTGGAAAGCCATCCTGTGGCGCCGTCAGCCATCCCTAACTTCTGGGATCCATCCATAACCTGCCGGGAGTTGACCACGGCGGAGGTCGAGACCCTCGTTCAGCGGGCCGGTGAAGCGGCGGAGATCGCCGTGGAAGCCGGCTTTGACGGGGTGGAGATCCATGCCATGCATGAAGGCTATCTCCTCGACCAGTTCACTATCGCTTTATTCAATAGAAGGGGCGATAAATACGGCGGTGCTTTAGAGGACAGGCTGACCTTTCCCATTGAAATCGTCCGCGCTATTAAAGACAGAGTGGGCAAAGATTTTCCCGTGGTGTTGCGTTTCAGTATCAAAAACTACATCAAAGACTTGCGCCAGGGCGGTTTGCCCGGGGAGGACTTCCAGGAAAAAGGCCGGGACGTGGACGAGGGGTTGGCGGCGGCGCGGATTCTGGAGGAGGCTGGTTACGACGGCTTTAATGCCGATGCCGGCTCCTACGACGCCTGGTACTGGGCCCACCCGCCGGTTTACCAGAAGCACGGCTGTTACCTGCCACTCACCCAGAGGTTAAAAGAAGTTGTCAAGGTACCGGTCATCGTCGCCGGGAGGCTGGAGATACCGGGGCTGGCAGAGGAGGCCCTGGTCAAGGGCCAGGCCGATATGATCGCCATCGGCCGCGGCCTTCTCACGGATCCTTACTGGGTTAACAAGGTCATGACCGGGAGGAGCAAGAATATCCGGCCCTGTATCGGCTGCCACGACGGCTGCCTGGGCCGGGGCTTCCTGGGCCGGCCCCTCTCCTGCACGGTGAACCCGGCCTGCGGCCGGGAAAAGGAGTACGCCATCGGCCGGGCGCCAGAAGCCAAACAGGTCATGGTCATCGGCGGTGGAGTGGCCGGTATGGAGGCGGCCCGGGTGGCCGCCCTGCGGGGCCACCGGGTGAGCCTTTACGAGAAGAGTGACCGCCTGGGGGGCCATGTTGTCGAGGCTGCGGTACCGGATTTCAAGGCTGATGACGGACGCCTGCTGGAGTGGTACAAGACTGAACTCGGCGAGCTACAGGTGGAGATCCACCTGAACCAGGAGGTAACGCCGGATTTTGTCCAGCAGCAAAACCCCGACGCAGTCATTGTGGCCACCGGTTCCACGCCGGCCATTCCCGATATAGCGGGCATTAATAAAGATAAGGTGACTACGGTTTCCGATATCCTCCTGGGTAAAAAGCAGGCCGGAGGCAGGGTTGTTATTATCGGCGGCGGGCTGGCGGGATGTGAAACGGCCCTCTGGCTCGCTCAGCAGGGCAAGGACGTCACCATCATTGAGATCCTGGATGACCTGATGCGCGCCGGCATCCCCGTCCCCTATATGAACCGGATGATGCTCTTGGATTTGCTAAAAATGAACGGGGTCAAATGGCTGACTGAGACCAGCGTCCTGGAGGTAACCGACGACGGGGTGACCCTCATCAGTAAAACCTACCAGCGCAGCACCCTGCCGGCCGATACCGTTATCCTGGCTGTGGGCTTTGCCGCCGATCAGCGGCTCTATAACGCCTTGCGGGATAAAATCCCCAACCTGTACCTCATCGGCGACTCCCGGGAGCCCCGGAATATCCTGGCGGCCATCTGGGAGGGTTATGAGGTAGGGCGAGGGATTTAG
- a CDS encoding ECF transporter S component translates to MLAAVLLGPWPGALTGLLGNIIQGVLTDPASIPFGVVNAVIGLVVGYLSLKRGFEDYVTPLLAGLILAILCPVVGTPIAVYLFGGVTGGGVDILYAIFLKKEMGIFTSAFLARIPANLVDKLLSAYMVMLVIRKFPPAMKMKRASV, encoded by the coding sequence ATGCTTGCGGCAGTGCTCCTGGGTCCCTGGCCGGGGGCTTTGACCGGGCTTCTTGGCAATATTATCCAGGGTGTATTAACTGATCCGGCAAGCATACCTTTTGGTGTTGTCAATGCAGTCATCGGTCTAGTTGTAGGCTACCTGTCGCTAAAACGCGGCTTTGAAGATTATGTTACCCCTTTGCTGGCCGGATTGATCCTGGCAATACTTTGCCCGGTGGTAGGCACGCCCATCGCGGTGTACCTTTTCGGAGGTGTTACCGGTGGCGGTGTGGATATTTTGTATGCTATTTTCCTAAAAAAAGAAATGGGAATATTTACATCTGCTTTTCTGGCCCGTATTCCAGCGAACCTTGTCGATAAACTTTTGAGCGCTTATATGGTCATGCTGGTAATACGTAAGTTTCCTCCCGCCATGAAAATGAAAAGGGCTAGTGTTTAA
- a CDS encoding energy-coupling factor transporter transmembrane component T family protein has translation MTIRVETRAIMAIIALLAVTIIPTWKQLAANLVALLIFATFTGVFKEVVKRLWPCASLLVAMLIIHSLFNPANQHYWWVFGLEGTVYALRLALRLLCILIILHYLISTTPPFEFVKLFNKIHPDLGMIVSMFLAIMPALQKQFITTLEIQEVRGLIKTNSLPARLRAYLAVLVPIVIHSINHAYSLAQLLYLRGYSGRHIGLAREPAKRSEKVAIGLSAVYLLANVLVAYRWY, from the coding sequence ATGACGATCAGGGTTGAGACACGCGCGATAATGGCAATTATCGCGCTTTTGGCAGTTACTATAATCCCCACCTGGAAGCAACTGGCTGCCAATCTCGTCGCCCTTTTGATTTTTGCTACGTTTACCGGTGTTTTTAAAGAGGTAGTAAAGCGCCTATGGCCATGTGCCTCTTTGTTGGTGGCAATGCTTATAATTCATAGTCTCTTTAATCCTGCCAACCAGCATTACTGGTGGGTGTTCGGCCTGGAGGGGACAGTATATGCCCTGAGGTTGGCATTGCGTTTATTGTGTATTTTAATTATTTTGCATTACCTAATCTCTACCACCCCGCCTTTTGAGTTCGTAAAATTGTTCAACAAAATTCATCCGGATCTGGGAATGATAGTCAGCATGTTCCTTGCAATAATGCCCGCTTTGCAGAAACAGTTCATTACAACTCTGGAAATTCAGGAAGTGCGGGGGCTGATTAAGACCAATTCGCTCCCGGCGCGGCTTAGGGCTTACCTGGCAGTTTTGGTACCAATAGTCATCCACTCTATTAATCATGCGTATAGCCTGGCCCAGCTTCTATATCTGCGCGGTTACAGCGGGCGCCACATCGGGCTGGCCCGGGAGCCGGCTAAACGAAGCGAAAAGGTGGCCATCGGGCTGTCCGCCGTATACCTGCTGGCCAATGTGCTTGTGGCATACAGGTGGTATTAG
- a CDS encoding ABC transporter ATP-binding protein translates to MKEAGIQVESLSLFYPGNPRPALQGINLTVYQGEIAFLVGGNLSGKTSLLRCLGGLIPGVLPGKWQGRILVANKSLNAEGNERAPAGVILQNSDLYLLPRVYDELALPLVNSGLTSREAEKRIVLLAEELGICHLLNRQMSSLSGGERQKVAFAAAIAVDYPVILCDEPFEQADAEAAEAMLSLLRRKAASGGTVLIATRYFEYARYFADRIILIRDGAVIAQDRSGNAEKIAGMVPECRISWRQRSQAPILTVSGSRELFFEGVTHLFDSGHGIKNVSLEVCKGEVVAIMGPNGSGKTTLLKHTVGLLRPQEGRVWLRETETSRLPVGLLAEKIGMLFQNPDDQIFNERVDCEIACSLRARGARWNEALKEAAHWLAKIGQAQIAASHPHSLPYSLRQIVSLVSVLINRPEIIVLDEPFKSLDYRNVEILMSIILELRQEKDNPIILVTHDPTVTLLYANRVAFFDHGEIVLQGVPQDIFFSTQFRNLSLSRHPFIRGLLDSNNH, encoded by the coding sequence ATGAAAGAGGCAGGCATCCAAGTTGAGTCTTTGAGCCTTTTTTATCCCGGGAACCCCAGACCGGCTTTGCAAGGTATCAATTTAACCGTATATCAGGGGGAGATAGCCTTTTTAGTTGGCGGCAATTTAAGCGGCAAGACCTCCCTCCTGCGGTGCCTGGGTGGTTTAATTCCCGGAGTGCTGCCCGGTAAATGGCAGGGCCGGATCCTGGTGGCCAACAAAAGCCTGAACGCGGAGGGCAACGAGCGTGCGCCTGCAGGCGTGATCCTCCAGAATTCCGATTTATATCTCTTGCCTCGGGTATACGACGAATTGGCGCTCCCTTTGGTAAATTCCGGGTTGACATCCCGGGAGGCCGAAAAGAGGATCGTACTCCTGGCGGAAGAACTAGGAATATGTCATCTACTGAACAGGCAGATGAGCAGCCTGTCTGGAGGCGAGCGTCAAAAGGTGGCTTTTGCCGCCGCTATTGCGGTTGATTATCCAGTTATACTGTGCGATGAGCCATTTGAACAGGCGGATGCGGAAGCTGCTGAGGCGATGCTTTCCCTTTTAAGAAGGAAAGCAGCTTCAGGGGGTACGGTTCTCATTGCAACTCGCTATTTTGAGTATGCCCGTTATTTTGCTGACCGGATCATACTAATCAGGGACGGGGCCGTGATTGCGCAGGACAGGTCCGGCAATGCTGAAAAAATCGCTGGAATGGTGCCGGAGTGTCGAATCAGCTGGCGGCAGCGATCTCAGGCTCCTATTTTGACCGTCTCCGGTTCCAGGGAGCTCTTTTTTGAAGGCGTCACGCATCTTTTTGACAGCGGGCATGGTATCAAAAATGTTTCTTTAGAAGTCTGTAAGGGCGAAGTAGTGGCAATTATGGGCCCCAACGGGTCGGGCAAAACTACTCTGCTCAAGCATACGGTCGGCCTTTTAAGACCCCAGGAGGGGCGGGTTTGGTTGCGCGAGACAGAAACCTCGCGGCTACCCGTAGGCCTGCTGGCTGAGAAAATCGGCATGTTATTTCAAAATCCCGACGACCAGATATTTAATGAAAGAGTGGACTGCGAAATAGCCTGTAGCTTAAGGGCGCGTGGCGCACGGTGGAATGAAGCTCTCAAAGAAGCAGCCCATTGGCTTGCCAAAATTGGGCAGGCCCAAATAGCCGCTAGCCACCCGCATTCCTTACCTTATTCGCTGCGGCAAATAGTATCCTTAGTGTCGGTTTTGATCAACCGGCCGGAGATTATAGTGCTTGATGAACCTTTCAAATCCCTCGACTATCGGAATGTAGAAATACTCATGTCAATTATACTTGAGCTACGGCAAGAAAAGGACAACCCCATAATCCTAGTGACTCATGATCCAACTGTAACCCTGCTTTACGCCAATCGAGTAGCTTTCTTTGATCATGGTGAAATAGTTCTGCAGGGGGTCCCGCAAGATATTTTCTTTTCTACTCAGTTCCGGAATTTAAGCTTGAGCAGGCACCCGTTTATAAGGGGGCTACTAGATAGCAATAACCATTAA
- a CDS encoding CD3072 family TudS-related putative desulfidase — protein MKIRRSRKIALVSHCILNTNAKIEGTASYPAALQQVVGLLLAHHYGIIQLPCPEMRAMGLRRWGQVVEQYANPFFTESVRSMLVPTLMEIQEYVRNGYRVDLLIGIDKSPSCGVNLTCSGDWGGEIEIKKLTESMVVKGEGVMIRVLRQEMEKLGIPLTMVGVDEDNLSLSIEAIKQAMLRAGS, from the coding sequence ATGAAAATTAGGCGTAGCCGCAAAATAGCTCTGGTGAGCCATTGTATCCTCAACACTAACGCCAAAATCGAGGGAACAGCTAGCTATCCTGCCGCGCTGCAGCAGGTTGTCGGGCTTCTCCTCGCCCACCATTATGGGATTATCCAGCTCCCCTGCCCTGAGATGAGGGCAATGGGACTGAGAAGGTGGGGGCAGGTAGTCGAACAATATGCAAACCCCTTTTTTACCGAATCTGTTCGCTCTATGCTGGTTCCTACCCTGATGGAGATCCAGGAATATGTCCGCAACGGGTACAGGGTGGACCTCCTTATAGGTATTGATAAAAGCCCGTCTTGCGGGGTGAATTTGACCTGCTCGGGCGACTGGGGAGGTGAAATAGAAATAAAGAAGCTTACTGAAAGCATGGTGGTTAAAGGTGAAGGGGTAATGATTAGGGTTCTACGCCAGGAGATGGAAAAACTGGGCATACCCCTTACAATGGTAGGTGTGGATGAAGATAACCTTAGTTTATCAATTGAAGCAATAAAACAGGCTATGCTGAGGGCGGGATCCTAA
- a CDS encoding Uma2 family endonuclease — translation MGVSLAELAVGRERYTYEDYCRLPEGSPYQLIGGELVMTPSPTPYHQMVSMKLELKMAGFVLDKGLGIVLHAPLDVYLDDTETYQPDIIFISNEKLPIIDEKRINGAPDLVAEILSPSTGYYDLRSKYKVYEKKGVREYWIVDPQHKSVQVFCRQEGKFVLDQEAEQQGTVKSRVIVGFEVQVESIF, via the coding sequence ATGGGAGTTAGTCTGGCAGAACTAGCGGTGGGTCGAGAACGGTATACTTATGAAGACTATTGCCGCCTCCCGGAGGGGTCACCCTATCAGCTTATCGGGGGGGAACTGGTAATGACACCTTCGCCTACACCCTATCACCAAATGGTATCCATGAAGTTGGAATTAAAAATGGCGGGCTTTGTCCTGGACAAAGGGCTGGGCATTGTGTTGCATGCGCCCTTGGACGTCTACCTAGACGATACGGAAACCTATCAACCGGACATAATTTTTATTTCTAACGAAAAGCTACCTATTATAGATGAAAAACGTATCAACGGCGCCCCGGACCTGGTGGCGGAGATACTCTCCCCCAGTACGGGTTATTACGACCTGCGCAGCAAGTACAAGGTCTATGAAAAGAAAGGCGTCAGGGAATATTGGATTGTCGATCCCCAACATAAATCAGTGCAGGTTTTTTGCCGGCAGGAAGGAAAATTTGTCCTCGATCAGGAAGCAGAGCAGCAGGGGACGGTTAAGTCGCGGGTGATAGTTGGCTTTGAGGTACAGGTAGAAAGTATCTTCTAA